In the Ammospiza caudacuta isolate bAmmCau1 chromosome 4, bAmmCau1.pri, whole genome shotgun sequence genome, TTGAAGCATTTATCTGTGGTGATAACTTCAGAAATCTCTCTACCTTTTCTATTTCTGGAAAGGGATCTTTGATTAGTCTGTCCCCATCTACAATGTGGATATGATCAAGAGGAAAATACTTCAGCCAGTTCTGCATGTGAATGTAGTATAAGCTTCTGTTTATTGCCTTGTAGTCCACATTGAGTTCACCATTTTTTATCAGGAATTGCTCAATGGATGGGTACGGCTTGTGCTTCTGCATGTGGTTGTAGAACACTTGGGTATAATCTGACAGCACTCTCTCGCTTGGGTCTCTTAAAATAAGGAGTAGTCTCATGGATTGGTTCATGTTATAAACTCTTTCAGGCACTTTAGGTGATGTGAAATACGCTGGAGTTTTTTCCACGGTGATCTGATGGGGATACGAGAATGGCATTTGATTAATATACCACTGCAATCCATTCCTGTAATGGTCTTCCCAGTCAAAGAAGTGAACTTCACTTTCTGCGGCTGCAATATCTGGATGGAGACTCAACATTTCTAACAAAGCCCTTGTTCCACCTTTTCTCACTCCAATAATAATAGTCTGTGGCAGCTGCTGACATGATCCATTAGAATGAATGTTTTCCTTGAAGTCATTTTTCTgagatgttttctttaaaagctcTCTCTGAACAGACTGAGAAGAAGTCTCAGCATTTGAATTTATAGCTGGTCTGGAAGGCACTATCTGAGGTTGAACAATAAGcaacacagctcccagcagaaaAGCTGCCATGACAGAAGTTCTTAGTCTGGTTTCACTCAACTAGGTGATAGGGCATAGAGCAATTTCCACCAAGAACAACCCTTAaaagtggtttttgttttgctgagcAAATGTGTTTTTCTCAAGCAAAAACTTTgctgaaagagggaaaagaaaaagcacgTTATTTTAtatccaggcacactgcaaatTATCTTTTTCTGTTCAAAGCTGAACAAACTTTAGCTTTCCCAACTCCAGGCTCATAGATAATTTAGTGcaattaaatgttttaaaagacaGGCATGTGCAACGATGCcataagaaaattatttcctgacATCAAGAGACATGAATATTATGAATCTTTCATTTGCACACAGGGTGTTATtagttattattttttaaaaatctgatttccttCGAGTTGAACCACAATCataaaagaattgtttttttaGTCTACAAGAACAGATTTGTCtaagaaacaaaacataaaaaggaaaaggtgtgAAGGGGACCAAAAGAGCATGCCTAAAAGCTGAGTGTCTTGTAGGATGTCTGGGAATTACAGCCTCTCAAAGAATCATGTAACAGCAACCTTAGAAATCAAACCTCCTGGGAAAAACGCTAATGCAATGTAGATAGAACTGTCCAACATGAGAAGGCAACACCATCCTGGGCAGGAATTAGGAAGAGCTCTAGATAAATAGCACACCAAGGAAAAGTTgaattttgtgtaatttttaagTGAAGTTAACTTTTGCTTTGTGCTTACTTGTTTCTAAGGATAAAATAGGTGGCTTGCACACTGGCCCTGCAAAGAAGTGAGATAATAAAACCATAGACTATAGTATGACTGAATCAAAAAAACACTAGAATACCTGTGGTTCCCAACTCCATactcaggaaagaaaatgcaCAATGGGTACTTCTGAAGGTCATTTCAAGAGTTAGCCAGCAAGCTGCTGTGATGTAAAGAACTAAGTTTAGGCTTTATCAAAAGACTACTAAATACCACCACTGAACACCCTTTAAAGGTCAGGGTATTTTTAACACAATGTTTGAAGTGAAATTGTAATGGTTTCACACATAGTAGAGCTATTAGATTGTTGCAGTATGAGCAGGCTGTGTACACAAGCTCCCTGAATTACAACGTCTTCCAAAGACTTTATAACCTCAGTGAAGGGCTGGTGTggatttcagtattttctaactCCACTTAGAAGCAGAGGCCATGACAGCCGAGTACCTGACTGCTTTGCCTTAGCAGGCTACTGTAATTATGAATTTAAGCCTGGAACAGCACATACTGTGCTAGTTAACAAGGGCTGAAATATGAAATTACATATGAACAACCTGAGGAAATGCAAGGGCTAGGTTTTGGAAATTCtccagagaatgtgaaaagGAACTAATGACTTTTCCACAATAACCTAAGTCCCAGTGCAACAAGGACTAATGATGTGTTTCTAAGTAATCTAAAGTTCTGTTTGATAGCTTTGCATTTACAGAGGTCGTGACTCCATCCTGAACGGAACAGGTCTGCTTCCTGATGTTTTCTACTGATTATCACTtatttgctttccctttttccatttttaacgGGCTACCAGGCAGCAATATTGTTCGGAAGCAGAAATTAAGGCTGCGAAGAAAGAGAAGCAAAGTGTCATGATGTGAAGTTAAGAGAGGGCCTCCTTGTATGCCCACAGGCTTTGAGCTTATGGGCATACCTTGTCTCAGGCTATTCTGTAATGTCTGATGTGAGGCAATTCTGCAGAggaatttggttttttcccatttttggccACTGTTAAGTTTTCTCTGTCTGGAAGAGTTCCATTTCATCTGTCATCATTAGTCTTCTGATCtctttccctgtccccaccatTCCTCCTATTCATTCTCAGCTTAATCTAAATCACTTTTAACAAGAAATAGTATTAACAGCCCCACAGTGTGGCTGTTGATGGAGGAAGACACTGGGTGACAGAAAATTCGATGTAGGTAAATTCCCTGAGCTTTGCTGCCACAATATTCAGCAGCAATGGGAGCACAGGATACAGCACCAGCCAGATTGGATCAGCGACTGATGGGCAGCTCAGTACACAAGAACAACAAAACATCAACTCTGCTGAATTTTAAGGTCACAGATTAAAAGGAATAGCCACTTACTTCACAGTATATTTTAAGTCACTGGCTCCATAAATAGTAAGCCGGAGCAGTTGTCTTAACACCTTATTGGAAAAGCATAATAGGATTCTAGCAAGGAACAGGTTGAACTGTGTGGAAAGAAGTGAATTTAAAGCCTTCTGGTAGGAACACTTATTTCTTAATAGTCAGGTTGAAATATGCTATGCTAGCAGCCAAGTTCTCTAACAGACTATCtctggaaaaattaaattttagctGCTGGTCTCAGTGACAGCACACCACTGGATTGgaaagggggggggggtggtttttttttttcctgctgttgttgggggatttttagggtgttttgttttctctttgaaaaagaaaattaatgctATATATTAATTCATTCGGATTCTTAATTTGTAACTCATAGTTTGCATACGAGTCAGTCACCAACTTTTTTATTCAAGCCTTCCTGTAGCTGACTATAGCATAGGAACTTTTGAGAAAAAGACATAGGAAGGTGTCTCTTCATTCTAGCTCTACTCTTGTCTTAGCCAGCATCTTTGAAATCAGAATACGTGGGATATTACAGGTGTGGTACCAGGGGCCCCACCTCAGGCAGGCTTTTGAGTCTCAGTGGAGCTCTGCCTCAATTGTCTTCCATTGTTAAAGACTTCTGTAGGGCACAGCTTTTTCTAAATACACAAAAGCAACTGTTTCCTGTTGCAATATGAAATCCCATTGTAACATAGGAATATCTTTTGTTTCAGACATACAGAACTTCATTGTTCCTCCTCAGCTATTTGTTCAGGTGCACATCCTCCACTGCAGAACACCTCTACTGTACTGATAGCATTTATTTTATGCACTTCCAAAAAACCACATCAGTAACTATGCCATTCAGAGTACCTATACGctattgttgttttgttttcaagtaATAGAGCTTTGTctgccttttctttccattctaTTTTGTTTCTCACAAACTGTATAGGCCTGATATCTAGAtcaattattttgttttgttagaTTAATGCAACACAAAGGACATGAC is a window encoding:
- the HS3ST1 gene encoding heparan sulfate glucosamine 3-O-sulfotransferase 1; the encoded protein is MAAFLLGAVLLIVQPQIVPSRPAINSNAETSSQSVQRELLKKTSQKNDFKENIHSNGSCQQLPQTIIIGVRKGGTRALLEMLSLHPDIAAAESEVHFFDWEDHYRNGLQWYINQMPFSYPHQITVEKTPAYFTSPKVPERVYNMNQSMRLLLILRDPSERVLSDYTQVFYNHMQKHKPYPSIEQFLIKNGELNVDYKAINRSLYYIHMQNWLKYFPLDHIHIVDGDRLIKDPFPEIEKVERFLKLSPQINASNFYFNKTKGFYCLRDGGRERCLHESKGRAHPQVDTRLLEKLQEYFHEPNKKFFELVGRTFDWHTFVAS